The proteins below are encoded in one region of Maribacter aestuarii:
- a CDS encoding glycoside hydrolase family 3 protein codes for MQFNKVNSIVPVLVALFFLESCGEKFTSIEKDGFVQISNADGSILGYNPESGVKLLTVDRYAFKDLNKNGTLDTYEDWRLPVNVRAKDLAKQMSLEDIAGLMLYSSHQSLPGRSRGFGSSTYNGQKFAESGAKASDLSDEQKKFLTDDHLRHVLITSVESPAVAAQWNNNAQAFAEGLYLGIPVNTSSDPRHGSDSYAEYNAGAGGDISMWPGTLGIAASFDPDLMEQFGEIASKEYRALGISTALSPQIDLATEPRWSRFDGTMGEDPDLATDLARAYVDGFQSTEGGDWGMESVNAMVKHWPGGGPEEGGRDGHFGYGAYAVYPGKNIKDHIKPFTEGAFKLDGPTEMASAVMPYYTISTGHGENVANGYNKYLITDVLRGEYGYEGVLCTDWGITRDITSVSKFEGKPFGVEGLSVAERHYKAIDAGMDQFGGNNDMAPVLEAYEIGVAKLGKEAMRARFEESAVRLLTNIFRVGLFENPYLDVAETKAIVGNSEFMKAGFDAQLKSIVMLKNSNEILPVKTKQKVYVPQRYIAPTTNWWGITTEPKTIDPFNMELVTKYFNVVDTPGEADFALVGIESPNGGVGYDEADLKKGGNGYVPINLQYGPYTADIAREVSLAGGSPLEDFTNRSYKGKSTATINTTDMQLVKDTKMKMGDKPVIVSIKVAKPMVFSEIEGSAAAILVHMGVQDQALMEIMTGAAEPSGLLPFQMPADMLTVEAQFEDLPRDMKPYTDADGNVYDFAFGLNWKGKIEDDRVKSYK; via the coding sequence ATGCAATTCAATAAAGTAAATTCAATTGTTCCTGTTTTAGTGGCGTTATTTTTTTTAGAAAGTTGTGGCGAAAAATTTACGTCTATAGAAAAAGATGGTTTTGTCCAGATTTCAAATGCCGATGGAAGTATCCTAGGGTACAATCCTGAATCCGGTGTTAAATTATTGACCGTGGACAGATATGCCTTCAAGGATTTGAATAAAAATGGAACCTTGGATACCTATGAAGATTGGCGTTTGCCCGTAAACGTGCGCGCTAAGGATTTGGCCAAACAAATGAGCCTTGAAGATATCGCTGGTTTGATGTTGTATAGTTCACACCAATCTTTACCGGGCAGGAGTCGTGGTTTTGGCTCATCTACCTACAATGGCCAGAAATTCGCTGAAAGTGGTGCAAAGGCTAGTGATTTATCTGATGAACAAAAGAAATTCTTGACCGATGACCATTTGCGCCACGTATTGATTACATCGGTAGAGAGCCCAGCTGTTGCGGCCCAATGGAACAATAACGCACAGGCTTTTGCTGAAGGTCTGTATTTGGGTATTCCGGTGAATACAAGTTCCGACCCTCGACATGGTAGCGACTCATATGCGGAGTATAATGCTGGTGCCGGTGGAGATATTTCTATGTGGCCAGGCACTTTAGGTATTGCGGCCTCTTTTGACCCTGACTTGATGGAACAATTCGGCGAAATTGCCTCAAAGGAATATAGAGCATTGGGTATTTCTACAGCCCTGTCTCCTCAAATAGATTTGGCTACAGAACCCCGTTGGAGTCGTTTTGACGGTACCATGGGCGAAGACCCTGATTTGGCCACTGATCTGGCGAGGGCCTATGTAGATGGATTCCAGTCCACCGAGGGTGGCGATTGGGGAATGGAGAGCGTCAATGCCATGGTAAAACATTGGCCTGGCGGTGGTCCGGAAGAAGGTGGGCGTGACGGCCATTTTGGATATGGTGCCTATGCCGTGTATCCCGGAAAAAATATTAAGGACCACATCAAGCCTTTTACTGAAGGAGCTTTTAAGTTAGACGGTCCAACAGAAATGGCCTCAGCCGTAATGCCGTATTATACAATCTCTACAGGGCATGGTGAAAATGTCGCCAACGGATACAATAAGTATCTCATCACCGATGTCTTGAGAGGGGAGTATGGCTATGAGGGCGTATTATGTACGGATTGGGGAATCACCAGAGATATTACCTCTGTATCTAAATTCGAAGGCAAACCTTTTGGTGTGGAAGGCTTATCCGTTGCAGAACGTCATTATAAGGCAATAGATGCGGGAATGGACCAATTTGGAGGCAATAATGACATGGCACCTGTTTTGGAAGCTTATGAAATCGGAGTCGCCAAATTAGGTAAAGAAGCGATGCGTGCCCGTTTTGAAGAATCCGCCGTCCGCTTATTAACCAATATTTTTAGGGTCGGCCTTTTTGAAAATCCTTATTTGGATGTTGCCGAAACAAAGGCTATTGTTGGTAATAGTGAGTTTATGAAAGCTGGTTTTGATGCGCAATTGAAGTCCATCGTAATGCTAAAGAACAGTAACGAGATCCTTCCGGTGAAAACCAAACAAAAAGTATATGTCCCACAGCGCTACATTGCACCAACGACCAACTGGTGGGGCATAACTACAGAACCAAAAACGATAGACCCCTTTAATATGGAATTGGTTACCAAATACTTTAACGTAGTGGATACACCTGGGGAAGCGGATTTTGCATTAGTTGGCATAGAAAGTCCAAACGGAGGCGTTGGTTATGATGAAGCCGATTTGAAAAAGGGAGGTAACGGTTACGTGCCGATCAATTTACAGTATGGCCCTTATACGGCAGATATCGCCAGAGAAGTTAGTCTGGCCGGTGGTAGTCCGTTAGAAGATTTTACCAATAGAAGTTATAAGGGAAAATCAACGGCCACCATTAATACGACAGATATGCAACTGGTAAAGGATACTAAAATGAAAATGGGTGATAAACCCGTAATTGTATCTATAAAGGTAGCCAAGCCTATGGTATTTTCTGAAATTGAAGGCAGTGCTGCTGCCATACTAGTGCATATGGGCGTTCAAGACCAAGCCTTAATGGAAATCATGACCGGAGCTGCAGAACCTTCAGGTTTACTGCCATTTCAAATGCCTGCCGATATGTTGACCGTAGAGGCACAATTTGAAGATTTACCAAGGGATATGAAGCCCTACACCGATGCAGATGGTAATGTTTATGATTTTGCATTTGGATTAAATTGGAAGGGAAAAATTGAAGACGACCGGGTGAAAAGTTATAAATAG
- a CDS encoding carboxylesterase/lipase family protein, translating into MKRLKSISIITLLMLLGFSVTAQNVVLTGSQVPVTITDNGKIRGYVHNDIVTYKGIPYGTAKRFEAAVKPVAWDGVKSTTMYGPVSPLIKPTTVIQDEPEFVFDHDWGFPNEDCLSLNVWTPEASDAKKRPVMFWIHGGGFTAGSSHELPSYDGENLAKKGDVVVVSINHRLNVLGFLDLSAYGEKYRHSANNSILDMVLALEWVRDNISNFGGDPNNVTIFGQSGGGAKVNTLMAMPKAKGLFHKAINQSGSFRSSMLEKEDTQDIAKETLSQLGLDKASVDSIQNIPFEILAEASSKALSVVAEKMKVAGKQIIGFGLNWGPSRDGKDLPYQIGSPEALEMSKNIPLLIGTAKNEFAPFANMRFVGASEETIMNHIKETYKDKADIYIAAVKKAYPNDTDPKDLLDVDTMFRPGAVVQANEKSAVKDGAPVYMYLFTWQSPVFDGKFKALHCMELPFMFNNINLANHMTGGGEEAHLLAEKMSGAWLNFAKTGNPNYSNLPEWPAYNNSNTATMHFDTSCDVKPQMDKELFAIVEGN; encoded by the coding sequence ATGAAAAGACTTAAAAGTATATCAATTATAACGCTCTTAATGTTGCTAGGTTTTTCGGTAACTGCCCAGAATGTAGTATTAACGGGATCACAAGTGCCTGTAACCATTACAGATAATGGCAAAATTCGCGGTTACGTCCATAATGACATTGTTACCTATAAAGGCATCCCTTACGGTACGGCAAAACGATTTGAAGCAGCAGTAAAACCAGTTGCATGGGATGGCGTTAAAAGCACAACGATGTACGGACCCGTGTCTCCATTGATTAAACCTACAACGGTGATACAGGATGAACCTGAATTTGTTTTTGATCACGACTGGGGCTTCCCCAACGAAGATTGTCTGAGCTTGAATGTTTGGACACCAGAGGCATCAGACGCCAAGAAAAGACCAGTGATGTTTTGGATTCATGGGGGTGGCTTTACAGCTGGTTCTAGCCATGAACTTCCATCCTATGATGGTGAAAATTTGGCAAAAAAAGGAGATGTGGTGGTCGTAAGTATTAATCACCGCTTAAATGTGTTGGGCTTTTTGGACCTTTCGGCCTACGGTGAGAAATACCGGCATTCAGCCAATAACAGCATACTAGATATGGTACTCGCCTTAGAATGGGTAAGAGACAACATTTCCAATTTTGGAGGTGACCCAAATAACGTTACTATTTTTGGGCAATCTGGCGGTGGCGCAAAGGTGAATACCCTAATGGCAATGCCAAAGGCAAAAGGTCTGTTCCATAAAGCAATTAACCAAAGTGGATCTTTTAGGTCAAGTATGTTGGAAAAAGAAGATACACAGGACATTGCCAAGGAGACATTGTCACAACTTGGGTTGGACAAGGCTTCGGTGGACAGCATTCAAAATATCCCTTTTGAAATATTGGCCGAGGCAAGCAGCAAGGCATTGAGTGTCGTAGCCGAAAAAATGAAAGTTGCAGGGAAACAAATAATTGGTTTTGGCCTTAATTGGGGACCAAGTCGCGATGGCAAGGACCTACCCTATCAAATAGGTTCACCTGAAGCCTTGGAAATGTCAAAAAATATACCTCTATTGATTGGCACGGCGAAGAATGAATTTGCACCATTTGCCAACATGAGGTTTGTAGGTGCATCCGAGGAAACCATAATGAACCACATAAAAGAAACCTACAAAGACAAAGCAGATATATATATAGCGGCCGTTAAGAAAGCCTATCCAAACGATACGGACCCCAAAGATCTACTAGATGTGGATACGATGTTTAGACCAGGAGCAGTGGTACAGGCCAATGAAAAATCTGCAGTAAAGGATGGTGCCCCGGTCTACATGTATTTATTCACCTGGCAATCTCCGGTATTTGATGGAAAATTCAAGGCATTACATTGTATGGAACTACCCTTTATGTTCAATAATATAAACTTGGCAAACCATATGACAGGAGGTGGGGAAGAAGCCCATTTGCTTGCCGAAAAAATGAGTGGAGCATGGCTTAATTTCGCGAAAACTGGTAACCCGAATTATTCTAATTTACCAGAATGGCCTGCGTACAATAACTCAAATACCGCTACAATGCACTTTGACACAAGCTGTGACGTCAAGCCGCAAATGGACAAAGAGTTATTCGCTATAGTTGAAGGTAATTAA
- a CDS encoding sugar phosphate isomerase/epimerase family protein: MKKLVVTFLITLFIGALFACKETKKEEKEEVVDANAALPSEVEKYGGLALYTVRDDMSRDAKSTLKAVADAGYQNIEAANYSDGRFYSMLPHEFKAYLEDIGLNPVSTHQGSVTLDNADEMMADVKAAGFEYFVIPVPPMGMFEFNAENRTMSMNGSVKELANILDTLGGKANAAGLKLLYHNHDFEFKENSDGIVPIDYLLKNCNPDLVNFQMDLYWVTKAGADPLAYFEKYPGRFKIWHVKDMDDQGRFAPVGKGTIDFERILANKEQSGMKYYMVEQDMTFDGLEPLEAIKISHEGLSEIGFK; the protein is encoded by the coding sequence ATGAAAAAATTAGTGGTAACATTCCTAATAACCCTATTCATTGGGGCGCTCTTTGCCTGTAAGGAGACAAAAAAAGAAGAAAAGGAGGAGGTTGTTGACGCAAATGCAGCACTCCCGAGTGAAGTGGAGAAATATGGAGGCTTAGCTCTATATACCGTTCGTGATGATATGTCAAGAGATGCAAAGTCAACCCTAAAGGCTGTTGCGGATGCTGGATATCAAAACATAGAAGCTGCAAATTATTCGGATGGTAGATTCTATTCTATGTTACCTCACGAATTTAAAGCTTATTTAGAAGATATAGGATTAAATCCTGTTAGTACACATCAAGGTTCTGTAACCTTGGACAATGCCGACGAAATGATGGCAGACGTCAAAGCAGCTGGTTTTGAATATTTCGTTATTCCCGTTCCTCCAATGGGCATGTTTGAATTTAATGCTGAGAACAGGACTATGAGCATGAATGGAAGTGTCAAGGAATTGGCCAATATCTTGGATACACTTGGGGGAAAAGCGAATGCGGCAGGACTTAAACTGTTGTATCACAACCATGATTTCGAGTTTAAAGAGAATTCCGACGGAATTGTGCCCATAGATTATCTATTGAAAAACTGCAATCCTGATTTGGTGAATTTTCAGATGGATTTGTATTGGGTTACTAAAGCTGGAGCTGATCCTCTAGCCTATTTTGAAAAATATCCGGGTAGATTTAAAATTTGGCATGTGAAAGACATGGATGACCAAGGAAGATTTGCTCCGGTAGGAAAAGGAACTATTGACTTTGAAAGGATTCTGGCCAATAAAGAACAATCGGGAATGAAATATTATATGGTGGAACAAGATATGACCTTTGATGGACTAGAGCCTCTAGAGGCTATTAAGATTAGTCATGAAGGTTTAAGTGAGATTGGTTTCAAATAA